From the Bacillus tuaregi genome, one window contains:
- a CDS encoding hydantoinase/oxoprolinase family protein, with translation MSSTRLAIDVGGTFTDVFVFDENSGTISVTKTSSTPSNPEKGILDGIEKAKINGEDIKVFSHGTTVGTNALIERKLPKTALITTKGFRDVPEIRRGTKEDIWDMYKDTSKPYIQRRDRFEVQERTDFEGNILTSINEDEVRLLARKLKKRGTESIAVCFINAYVNGENESKVKAILAEELPEVYVCISSEVLPEIFEHERMSTTIINAVLGPIVSKYIQTLESEMAQKGYEDEILVLHSGGGVMTSTTVPRYAARLASSGIAAGAIASKHIAKLCGYENAIGLDMGGTSTDISLMYEGDIRITKDWSIEYGYPIGFPSIEILTIGAGGGSLAWVDDGGSLRNGPQSAGAVPGPACYGRGGTEPTNSDANLVLGRLGIELLDGSMKLDKEKAVQAVKKVADQFDYTIEEAAQAIIQVANANMCDALRLISVRRGYDPRDFALVAFGGAGPLHGAQLAKEMEIPTIIVPPHPGVAAAMGCLLVDVRHDISKTFVRNINDVSLDELEAEYVTMEKEAEDLLAEEGVDNDHSTLMRYIDMRYKGQWRSLAVPVSSNLQSLDAVLETFHEEHKREFAFSNTEQLVEIYGLRVTAIGTVPKPEFPKYGPSGLLEDALKGVRNVYFDGEMYATNVYNREQIPVLAEIQGPAIVDQLDTTTVIPPNFSARVDEYRNLIITVNE, from the coding sequence ATGAGTTCAACGCGATTAGCAATAGATGTAGGCGGTACATTTACGGATGTCTTTGTTTTTGATGAAAATTCTGGAACAATTTCGGTGACGAAAACCTCTTCGACACCTTCGAATCCAGAGAAAGGGATTTTAGATGGAATTGAAAAGGCTAAGATTAACGGGGAAGATATCAAGGTTTTTTCCCACGGAACTACGGTTGGAACAAATGCCTTAATTGAAAGAAAGCTTCCAAAGACCGCGTTAATCACAACAAAGGGATTTAGAGATGTTCCTGAGATTCGTAGAGGAACAAAAGAGGATATTTGGGATATGTACAAGGATACATCAAAACCGTATATCCAAAGAAGAGACCGCTTTGAAGTGCAAGAAAGAACAGACTTTGAAGGAAATATTCTGACCTCCATCAATGAGGACGAAGTACGACTTTTAGCAAGAAAACTTAAAAAGCGTGGAACGGAATCCATTGCCGTATGCTTCATCAATGCCTACGTCAACGGTGAAAATGAAAGCAAAGTAAAGGCAATATTAGCTGAAGAGCTTCCGGAAGTCTATGTTTGTATCTCTAGTGAGGTATTACCTGAAATCTTTGAGCATGAGCGGATGAGTACCACGATTATTAACGCTGTTCTTGGCCCGATTGTCAGTAAATATATTCAAACATTAGAATCTGAAATGGCACAAAAGGGCTATGAGGATGAAATTCTTGTGCTCCATTCCGGCGGAGGTGTGATGACGTCAACAACGGTTCCACGCTATGCTGCCCGACTAGCAAGCTCTGGAATTGCGGCAGGGGCAATTGCAAGTAAACATATTGCCAAGCTTTGCGGTTATGAAAACGCTATTGGACTAGACATGGGCGGGACAAGTACAGATATTTCTCTCATGTATGAGGGTGATATTCGGATTACAAAGGACTGGTCAATCGAATATGGCTATCCAATTGGTTTTCCTAGCATAGAAATCCTAACCATTGGTGCAGGTGGAGGAAGCTTGGCATGGGTGGATGACGGAGGTTCACTTCGAAACGGTCCGCAAAGTGCCGGCGCAGTTCCTGGACCTGCATGCTATGGAAGGGGTGGAACGGAACCGACTAATTCAGACGCAAACCTTGTGCTCGGCCGTCTCGGAATCGAATTATTGGATGGTTCCATGAAATTAGATAAAGAGAAAGCTGTACAGGCAGTTAAAAAGGTGGCTGACCAGTTTGATTATACAATCGAAGAAGCTGCACAGGCAATCATTCAAGTGGCTAATGCCAATATGTGTGATGCATTAAGATTAATCTCTGTGAGACGTGGCTATGATCCCCGTGATTTCGCACTGGTCGCCTTCGGTGGTGCAGGTCCTTTACACGGTGCACAATTAGCGAAGGAAATGGAAATTCCAACAATCATTGTTCCGCCACACCCAGGGGTTGCTGCTGCAATGGGTTGCTTATTAGTGGATGTTCGTCATGATATCTCTAAGACTTTTGTAAGAAATATCAATGATGTTTCATTAGATGAGTTGGAAGCTGAATATGTCACGATGGAAAAAGAAGCAGAGGATTTATTAGCTGAAGAAGGAGTTGATAATGATCACTCCACTCTTATGCGTTATATCGATATGAGATATAAAGGGCAGTGGCGTTCATTAGCCGTACCAGTCAGCAGTAATCTGCAGTCATTAGATGCTGTGCTGGAGACCTTCCATGAAGAGCATAAACGTGAGTTTGCTTTTTCCAACACGGAACAGCTTGTGGAAATTTATGGTCTACGGGTAACAGCAATTGGAACCGTTCCAAAACCTGAATTTCCTAAATATGGACCGTCAGGATTACTTGAGGATGCTCTGAAGGGTGTCAGAAATGTATATTTTGACGGTGAAATGTATGCAACAAATGTCTATAACCGTGAACAAATTCCTGTACTTGCGGAAATTCAAGGTCCAGCAATTGTTGATCAGCTTGATACGACTACGGTCATTCCGCCTAATTTCTCGGCTAGAGTAGATGAATATAGAAACTTAATTATTACAGTAAATGAATAA
- a CDS encoding APC family permease, with amino-acid sequence MDVIFLAFGAMIGWGWVVLSGNWINSAGMVGAMIAFLGGGVLVIFVGLVYAELTAAMPDVGGELYYTLRGIGPKTAFVSAWALALGYLSVVAFEAVALPTVIEYIFPNYKMGYLYTVAEYDVYFTWVLVGSIVSIIVTAINYFGMKSAAVFQMVLTVIIALIGIMLMVGAGVNGNFANADPLFSGGSAGIITVLVMTPFLFVGFDVIPQASSEMNVSPKAIGKLLIFSVVVAVIFYVGIIFAVGVALDQNTLAASVLPTADAMAAVFGSDLFSTILILGGVAGILTSWNAFIVGGSRVLLSMAEKKMIPAWFGKIHPKYGTPVNAVMFIGGLATFAPLLGRPMLVWLVDAGGLAIVIGYLLVSIAFVQLRKKEPNMERPFRAGKSSAVGWIATILGIGFIAMYMPGMPAALIWPYEWIIFAGWWGIGFVLMYRMRENFVPGKITYRAEVTQSIEEIRNS; translated from the coding sequence ATGGATGTGATATTCCTTGCTTTTGGCGCAATGATTGGCTGGGGCTGGGTCGTATTATCTGGAAATTGGATTAACTCTGCCGGAATGGTTGGAGCCATGATTGCTTTTCTTGGTGGGGGAGTTCTTGTTATCTTTGTCGGCTTAGTATATGCAGAACTTACAGCAGCCATGCCGGATGTTGGCGGAGAATTGTACTATACCTTAAGGGGAATAGGTCCGAAGACAGCCTTCGTCTCTGCCTGGGCGCTAGCATTAGGGTATTTATCTGTTGTTGCCTTTGAAGCAGTTGCACTGCCTACGGTAATTGAATACATTTTTCCAAATTATAAAATGGGTTATCTGTATACTGTAGCAGAGTATGATGTCTATTTTACTTGGGTATTAGTCGGATCTATTGTATCGATCATTGTGACAGCGATCAATTACTTTGGAATGAAATCAGCGGCTGTTTTCCAAATGGTCTTAACGGTCATTATAGCGTTGATTGGTATCATGCTTATGGTCGGTGCAGGAGTTAATGGGAATTTTGCCAACGCGGACCCATTGTTCTCAGGCGGAAGCGCTGGTATTATTACGGTTCTTGTCATGACTCCATTCTTATTCGTTGGCTTTGATGTAATCCCTCAGGCTTCCAGTGAGATGAATGTATCACCGAAAGCAATTGGGAAGCTGCTTATTTTCTCTGTAGTGGTAGCGGTTATCTTCTATGTGGGTATTATTTTTGCAGTTGGTGTTGCATTGGATCAAAATACGTTAGCTGCTTCAGTTCTACCAACAGCAGATGCCATGGCAGCGGTGTTTGGTTCAGATTTATTTTCAACAATATTAATCCTTGGAGGCGTAGCTGGAATTTTAACGAGCTGGAATGCTTTCATTGTAGGAGGAAGCCGCGTACTTCTGTCTATGGCTGAGAAGAAAATGATCCCAGCGTGGTTTGGAAAAATACACCCTAAATATGGTACACCTGTAAATGCAGTTATGTTTATTGGCGGATTAGCTACCTTCGCTCCGTTATTAGGTCGTCCGATGTTAGTTTGGTTGGTTGATGCAGGTGGTTTAGCCATTGTAATTGGTTATTTATTAGTATCGATTGCTTTCGTCCAGCTGCGTAAAAAAGAACCCAATATGGAGCGTCCTTTCCGGGCTGGGAAATCCAGTGCTGTTGGCTGGATAGCAACTATATTAGGCATTGGTTTTATCGCTATGTACATGCCGGGTATGCCGGCTGCACTAATCTGGCCATATGAGTGGATTATTTTTGCTGGTTGGTGGGGGATAGGCTTTGTACTTATGTATAGAATGAGAGAAAACTTTGTGCCAGGAAAAATCACCTATCGTGCGGAAGTTACACAATCCATAGAAGAAATACGAAATAGTTAA
- a CDS encoding hydantoinase B/oxoprolinase family protein: protein MNKAQIITGATKSKLDPVTFEVLKNGFVNLVDQMAEQMLRTCYSFVIYNRDFSCALCDAEGNTVMQGTQDISVHVGTLHLTAKAVIEDFKDDIHPGDVFLVNDPYRGGTHFNDTRVVMPVFYNDQLIAFMQTNGHWADMGGSTPGSFDIKAKDHYGEGVRIPPVRIYHQGNYLKDVVNLLVMNMRVPEERLGDLQAQVEAAKVGQTQLMGMINKYGLETTLTAFEEVQDYVERLTKAKIQSLPKGTWDTVDYIDMDPDIGDGLIPIRVQMTISDEEITYDLNGSHPYIGCFLNAGFGASLSAAYAGTKTFFPEIPLNSGFYRAVKVILPENSVVNAPSPIAVTGYCSGAFEKILNACFELWSNIMPERALACTFNLEYLLIGGNDKRDEESNFFMWYDWMAGGHGGRIDRDGVNATSPAFGVGLSVQPCEGQERLSPVVTTKHEIITDSAGPGKYRGGCGVEKGGILTEVENTVMSYCCDRSRSITWGIFGGLPSTPHGAWLNPGKEEEQFLGTIFSNVKVEKGDSFTRPSAGGGGLGDPLERDIQAVLEDVIDEYVSVERAKKDYGVVIIEVDKDLDLFEIDYEATERERAYIKANRKKWLETDPKEVEHMFKNDTIDKLDVIRRYAVIMDYATNKVLKTSTEQFRESVNKRSVTYW from the coding sequence TTGAATAAAGCGCAAATTATTACAGGTGCAACGAAAAGTAAGCTGGATCCAGTAACATTTGAAGTGTTAAAGAATGGTTTTGTTAATCTTGTTGATCAGATGGCAGAGCAGATGCTTAGAACCTGCTATTCCTTTGTTATCTATAATCGTGATTTCAGCTGCGCATTATGTGATGCCGAGGGAAATACAGTGATGCAAGGAACGCAGGATATTTCAGTTCATGTCGGAACCTTGCACCTAACTGCTAAAGCGGTTATCGAGGATTTCAAGGACGATATCCATCCAGGGGATGTGTTCCTAGTAAATGACCCTTATCGCGGCGGGACTCATTTTAACGATACACGTGTTGTGATGCCTGTTTTCTATAATGATCAACTCATTGCCTTTATGCAGACCAATGGTCATTGGGCAGATATGGGTGGTTCGACACCGGGGTCCTTTGATATTAAGGCTAAGGATCATTATGGTGAGGGCGTACGAATCCCTCCTGTTCGTATTTATCATCAAGGTAATTACTTAAAGGATGTCGTGAACCTATTGGTTATGAATATGAGGGTTCCAGAAGAGAGATTGGGAGACTTGCAGGCACAGGTTGAAGCAGCGAAAGTAGGACAAACACAGCTGATGGGTATGATTAATAAATATGGTCTTGAAACAACGCTCACAGCCTTTGAAGAGGTTCAGGATTATGTAGAGCGCTTGACGAAGGCAAAAATTCAATCGTTACCAAAAGGAACCTGGGATACCGTTGATTATATTGATATGGACCCAGATATCGGAGACGGTCTAATCCCAATCCGGGTGCAGATGACGATATCAGATGAAGAAATCACCTATGATTTGAATGGGTCTCATCCATATATCGGATGCTTTTTAAATGCAGGCTTTGGTGCATCTTTATCAGCGGCCTATGCGGGTACCAAAACATTCTTTCCAGAAATCCCTTTAAACTCAGGGTTTTACCGAGCAGTGAAGGTAATCCTACCGGAAAATTCTGTGGTTAATGCACCAAGTCCAATTGCTGTCACAGGGTATTGCTCCGGTGCGTTCGAGAAAATCTTGAATGCCTGCTTTGAGCTATGGTCTAACATTATGCCTGAAAGAGCCTTAGCTTGTACATTCAACCTTGAATATTTGTTAATTGGTGGGAATGATAAACGGGATGAAGAGAGCAATTTCTTTATGTGGTATGACTGGATGGCTGGCGGGCATGGAGGTCGTATTGATCGAGATGGTGTGAATGCTACCTCTCCAGCATTCGGTGTTGGTTTAAGTGTACAGCCATGTGAAGGTCAGGAACGATTATCCCCGGTTGTTACAACAAAGCATGAAATTATTACAGATTCAGCCGGTCCTGGAAAATATCGTGGCGGCTGCGGAGTTGAAAAGGGCGGAATATTAACAGAAGTAGAAAATACAGTGATGTCTTATTGCTGTGACCGCTCTCGCTCGATTACATGGGGAATTTTTGGTGGTCTCCCTTCCACACCTCATGGCGCATGGTTAAATCCAGGTAAAGAGGAAGAACAGTTTTTAGGGACGATTTTCTCGAATGTTAAGGTTGAGAAAGGTGATTCATTTACACGACCATCTGCCGGCGGAGGCGGTTTAGGTGATCCGCTTGAAAGGGATATCCAGGCTGTACTAGAGGATGTTATTGATGAATACGTTTCCGTTGAAAGAGCGAAGAAAGATTACGGAGTCGTCATTATTGAAGTGGATAAGGATTTGGATCTTTTCGAGATAGACTATGAAGCTACGGAAAGGGAAAGGGCATATATTAAAGCCAATCGTAAGAAATGGCTTGAAACGGATCCTAAAGAAGTGGAGCATATGTTTAAAAATGATACTATTGATAAACTAGATGTGATACGACGATATGCTGTGATAATGGATTATGCCACAAATAAAGTGCTGAAAACATCAACAGAGCAATTTAGAGAATCAGTCAATAAGCGTTCAGTCACCTATTGGTAA
- the gabT gene encoding 4-aminobutyrate--2-oxoglutarate transaminase: MIRMSFAEIKTNIPGEKSKSLVERRQNIVPKGVSNGVPAFAQSAEGALVTDVDGNTFIDFVGAIGVQNVGHNHPKVKQALHEQVDQFIHTGFNVMMYESYIELAEKLAEMAPGSHEKMVLLQNTGAEAVENAVKIARKYTKRQGIVSFSRGFHGRTLMTMSMTSKVKPYKYEFGPFAPEVYRAPYPYNYRRPAGMTVEQYEEMVLADFKNFFISDVAPESIAAVVMEPIQGEGGFIVPGKRFVQGVAEFCKEHGILFVADEIQTGFARTGKNFAIEHFDVVPDLLTVSKAMGAGVPISGVIGRKEIMNQSEPGELGGTYSGSPLGCKAALAVLDIIEEEKLNERAQAIGEKVQSHFKKLAGKYECVGDYRGLGAMNAIEIVKDKESKEPAKDLTNSIIKEANNRGLLLFSAGVYGNVLRLLMPLVITDEQLEEGLSILEQAVEAGVATNSVTVG; this comes from the coding sequence ATGATAAGAATGAGCTTTGCAGAAATCAAAACAAATATCCCAGGAGAAAAATCTAAATCACTAGTCGAGAGACGACAAAATATAGTACCTAAAGGAGTAAGTAATGGTGTGCCTGCTTTTGCACAATCAGCTGAAGGAGCGTTAGTTACAGATGTAGACGGTAACACTTTTATTGACTTTGTTGGTGCAATTGGAGTCCAAAATGTTGGTCACAACCATCCGAAAGTGAAGCAAGCTCTACATGAGCAGGTTGACCAATTTATTCATACGGGCTTTAATGTGATGATGTATGAATCCTATATTGAATTGGCAGAAAAATTGGCTGAGATGGCACCTGGTAGCCATGAAAAAATGGTTCTCCTACAAAATACTGGAGCTGAAGCCGTTGAAAATGCAGTGAAAATTGCCCGTAAATATACGAAGCGGCAAGGCATTGTATCTTTTTCTAGAGGATTCCATGGCCGTACACTAATGACAATGAGCATGACTAGTAAAGTAAAGCCTTATAAATATGAATTTGGTCCGTTTGCACCTGAAGTATACCGTGCACCATACCCATACAATTATAGAAGACCAGCAGGTATGACAGTTGAACAGTATGAAGAAATGGTTCTGGCAGATTTTAAAAACTTCTTTATCTCAGATGTTGCACCAGAAAGCATTGCTGCGGTTGTTATGGAGCCGATCCAAGGTGAAGGTGGCTTTATAGTTCCAGGAAAACGTTTTGTCCAAGGTGTTGCTGAATTCTGTAAAGAGCATGGCATTCTCTTCGTTGCAGATGAAATACAAACAGGTTTTGCCAGAACAGGAAAGAATTTTGCCATCGAGCATTTCGATGTTGTTCCTGATTTACTAACTGTATCGAAAGCGATGGGTGCAGGAGTACCAATCAGCGGAGTAATCGGGCGCAAAGAAATCATGAATCAATCTGAGCCAGGCGAATTGGGTGGAACGTACAGTGGAAGTCCGCTAGGCTGTAAAGCTGCTTTAGCTGTGTTAGATATTATTGAAGAAGAAAAATTAAACGAGCGTGCTCAAGCAATTGGTGAAAAAGTACAGAGCCATTTCAAAAAGCTTGCTGGTAAATATGAATGTGTTGGCGATTATCGCGGACTAGGTGCGATGAATGCAATTGAAATCGTTAAGGATAAGGAATCCAAGGAACCTGCCAAAGATTTAACAAATAGCATCATCAAGGAAGCGAATAATAGAGGGCTGCTATTATTTAGTGCAGGGGTATACGGAAATGTTCTTCGTCTATTAATGCCGCTAGTGATTACGGATGAGCAATTAGAAGAGGGCTTATCTATATTAGAGCAGGCAGTTGAAGCAGGGGTTGCGACAAACAGTGTAACAGTAGGTTAA
- a CDS encoding aldehyde dehydrogenase family protein: protein MTKYLNFIGGEWKDSKNGAVKEHYNPANPSQLIGYTVPATADEVNEAVGQAKLSFLTWKQRSPVERGEILRKAADLLEAQAQGIAETATKEMGKRLIEMKGEVLRGAAILRYYAQEGMRKQGEVLPSANSQNTLYSMRVPLGVVSVITPWNFPVAIPIWKIAPALVYGNTVVWKPSQETGITAVKIAEVFEQAGLPAGVLNLVNGSGEIVGNTLVEHPEIAAITFTGSNRVGRQLASKAVAQNKKYQLELGGKNPVIVLEDADLDLAAKLTIDGAMKQTGQRCTATSRVYVEQSIYETFIEKLLEQVSQIKVGDGLEETVTMGPVASKKQFETVTSYINKGIEEGAEILYGGQALDAAVYNSGYFIEPTIFGKVTNEMTIAREEIFGPVLAVVKVENYTDALTQANDTIYGLSASLFTNNLDKAFDFIKNSEVGMVQINGETGGAEPQAPFGGMKESSSGTREQGQAAMEFFTAYKTVAITTNL from the coding sequence GTGACTAAATATTTAAATTTCATCGGAGGCGAATGGAAAGATTCTAAGAATGGGGCAGTGAAAGAACACTATAATCCTGCCAACCCATCGCAACTTATTGGATATACCGTACCTGCAACTGCAGACGAAGTAAATGAAGCTGTTGGACAGGCAAAATTGTCCTTCTTGACATGGAAGCAGCGTTCTCCTGTAGAAAGAGGGGAAATACTAAGAAAAGCTGCCGATCTATTGGAAGCGCAAGCACAGGGTATTGCTGAAACTGCCACAAAGGAAATGGGAAAAAGATTGATAGAAATGAAGGGTGAAGTCCTCCGTGGAGCAGCTATATTGCGCTACTATGCACAAGAAGGTATGAGAAAGCAGGGTGAAGTCTTACCATCAGCTAATAGTCAAAATACACTTTATTCAATGAGAGTTCCTCTTGGTGTTGTTTCTGTTATTACACCTTGGAATTTTCCAGTAGCGATACCAATATGGAAAATTGCACCAGCATTAGTGTATGGGAACACAGTCGTTTGGAAGCCATCACAGGAGACCGGTATAACTGCTGTAAAAATTGCAGAGGTATTTGAACAAGCTGGTTTGCCGGCTGGCGTATTAAATCTAGTCAATGGAAGCGGAGAAATCGTTGGAAATACACTCGTTGAGCATCCCGAGATTGCAGCCATTACTTTTACGGGCTCTAACCGAGTGGGAAGACAGCTGGCTTCCAAAGCGGTCGCACAAAATAAAAAGTACCAGCTTGAGCTCGGTGGGAAAAATCCTGTTATTGTTCTTGAGGATGCCGATTTAGATTTGGCTGCAAAATTAACAATCGATGGTGCCATGAAGCAAACAGGGCAGCGCTGTACAGCTACAAGCCGGGTTTATGTTGAACAATCAATATATGAGACTTTTATTGAAAAGCTATTAGAACAAGTGAGTCAAATTAAAGTTGGAGATGGTCTGGAAGAGACTGTTACGATGGGGCCTGTTGCTTCCAAAAAACAATTTGAAACCGTTACCTCTTATATTAACAAAGGAATTGAAGAAGGGGCAGAAATTCTTTATGGTGGACAAGCACTAGATGCTGCAGTCTATAACAGTGGTTATTTTATTGAACCGACAATATTTGGAAAAGTAACAAATGAAATGACCATTGCCAGAGAAGAAATATTTGGTCCGGTATTAGCGGTAGTTAAAGTGGAAAATTATACAGATGCACTTACACAAGCCAATGATACAATCTATGGATTAAGTGCTTCATTATTCACAAATAATCTAGATAAAGCCTTTGATTTTATTAAAAATAGTGAAGTTGGAATGGTGCAGATTAACGGTGAAACAGGCGGAGCAGAACCGCAAGCGCCGTTTGGTGGTATGAAGGAATCTAGCTCTGGAACTCGGGAACAAGGTCAGGCAGCAATGGAATTTTTTACAGCTTATAAAACAGTAGCAATCACTACAAATCTGTAG
- a CDS encoding sigma-54 interaction domain-containing protein, whose translation MEDSLANKILNSIIETSNNNITIADANGMILETNAEHWSVYGIETDEYKGKSVYQLEKEAVLTPSITALVLREKKTVQIMQHTQTGKIIMTQGYPIFADDGSIIRVISYAQDQTEIRNLQEQYEKLERKLQGYQTEVEELRRKEGIYYRSKEMQQIGNTIHRVADSDATVLLLGESGVGKSMFAHELHNQSQRSKEPFIEVNCSTIPESLFESEMFGYEAGSFTGATKKGKQGLIEQAHNGTLFLDEIGELPLSMQVKLLKVLQEKKFMRIGGKKEQHVDFRLVTATNQNLEEMVEKGKFRLDLYYRLNVIPLHIPPLRERKEEIPILINHYVDAMNEKYKTSKKLHATTYDFLIAYRWPGNVRELENLIERLILTTEAATILPTDLPAFFQGETIESTVPSFVSIQAENEKDFTIFDGLDLKAALEELEKRLLLKASQHCKSTYEIAKHLGISQPSVVRKLKKYQTEK comes from the coding sequence ATGGAGGATTCTTTAGCAAATAAAATATTAAATTCGATTATTGAAACGTCCAATAATAATATAACGATTGCAGATGCAAACGGAATGATCCTAGAAACAAATGCTGAACATTGGTCTGTTTATGGAATCGAGACAGATGAATATAAAGGGAAATCTGTGTATCAGCTCGAAAAAGAAGCTGTTCTTACTCCATCCATTACGGCATTGGTATTGAGAGAAAAAAAAACTGTACAAATTATGCAGCATACACAAACGGGAAAAATAATTATGACACAAGGGTATCCTATTTTTGCTGATGACGGTTCCATTATCCGAGTAATTAGCTATGCTCAAGACCAAACAGAAATTAGAAATCTTCAGGAGCAATACGAAAAATTAGAGCGTAAACTACAGGGCTACCAAACAGAAGTTGAGGAACTACGAAGAAAAGAAGGCATTTATTATCGCAGCAAAGAAATGCAGCAAATCGGCAATACGATTCATCGTGTCGCGGACTCAGATGCAACCGTGTTACTATTAGGTGAATCAGGAGTTGGAAAGAGTATGTTTGCTCACGAACTACATAACCAAAGCCAGCGTAGTAAGGAACCCTTTATTGAAGTAAACTGTAGTACCATTCCTGAAAGTCTTTTCGAGTCAGAAATGTTTGGTTATGAAGCAGGTTCTTTTACTGGCGCAACAAAAAAAGGGAAACAGGGTTTAATTGAACAAGCACATAACGGAACATTATTTTTAGATGAAATCGGCGAGCTACCACTCTCGATGCAGGTTAAGTTATTGAAAGTTTTGCAGGAAAAGAAGTTTATGAGAATCGGAGGCAAAAAAGAGCAGCATGTCGACTTTCGGCTTGTCACGGCAACAAATCAAAATTTAGAAGAAATGGTTGAAAAAGGTAAATTTCGCCTGGACTTATATTACAGATTAAATGTTATCCCGCTCCACATTCCGCCATTACGGGAACGTAAAGAGGAAATCCCTATATTAATCAATCATTATGTTGATGCAATGAACGAAAAATATAAAACGTCAAAAAAGCTTCATGCCACGACCTATGACTTCTTAATTGCCTACAGGTGGCCCGGCAATGTTCGTGAGTTAGAAAACTTGATTGAAAGGCTTATTTTGACAACAGAGGCTGCTACCATTTTACCAACAGACCTTCCTGCTTTCTTCCAAGGTGAGACTATCGAAAGTACAGTTCCATCCTTTGTCAGTATCCAAGCTGAAAATGAGAAGGACTTTACTATATTTGATGGCCTGGATTTAAAGGCTGCATTGGAAGAACTGGAGAAAAGACTACTATTAAAAGCTTCTCAGCATTGTAAATCAACCTATGAAATAGCGAAACACTTAGGAATCAGTCAGCCTTCGGTGGTACGCAAGCTAAAAAAATACCAAACAGAAAAATAG
- the rpoN gene encoding RNA polymerase factor sigma-54: MQLGMELNQYQTLKLTLTPELRQSINILQYSSHELIDFIKQQAVENPLLEVKDNHQLDFVTRNDYKTNTYHTCFNTEKDYDPIIQYSDTYITLEKHLLEQIMTHAAITQGQKSILKFLIGHLNQHGYLEIEPSIAAHNLSVSLAEMEEAVSLLQSLDPVGVGARNLRECLLIQTAAQPNCHPLASQMIEHHMEDIAAKRFHKLAKLFQVTVQDIQEAADFIKSLNPRPCSEYYHEMTQYIIPDVMVEKVNEEYLIIVNDSLIPQVRINPLYQSSNLKAAEDYVKKKQHEVTMLMNGISQRKYTLYKVTEVILEMQNDFFQFGMSKLKPMTLKDVSEQLGFHESTISRATSNKYIQTQHGLFKLKDLFSTGLSKRNSIENESSVVIKEKIKELIETENKAKPVSDQMIVQSLMQNGVQISRRTVAKYREEMGIPGSSKRKRY, from the coding sequence ATGCAATTAGGAATGGAATTAAACCAATATCAAACCCTAAAGCTCACGTTGACACCTGAACTGCGACAGTCTATTAATATACTACAATATTCTTCACATGAATTAATAGATTTTATTAAACAGCAGGCGGTTGAGAATCCTCTTTTGGAAGTAAAGGATAATCACCAGTTGGATTTTGTAACTCGAAACGATTATAAAACAAATACTTATCATACTTGTTTCAACACAGAAAAGGATTACGACCCTATTATTCAGTACTCTGATACTTATATTACCCTTGAAAAGCATCTGCTTGAGCAAATCATGACACATGCTGCCATAACGCAGGGTCAAAAAAGTATTTTAAAATTTTTAATTGGACACTTAAATCAGCATGGATATCTAGAAATTGAGCCTTCTATCGCAGCCCACAATTTGTCTGTATCATTGGCTGAAATGGAGGAAGCAGTTTCACTGCTACAATCACTTGATCCAGTCGGTGTAGGAGCTAGAAACCTGAGAGAATGTTTATTAATTCAAACTGCTGCACAACCCAATTGTCACCCTTTAGCCTCTCAAATGATTGAGCATCATATGGAGGACATAGCTGCAAAGCGATTTCATAAATTGGCCAAATTATTTCAAGTAACCGTTCAGGATATTCAGGAAGCAGCCGATTTTATTAAATCATTAAACCCTCGCCCCTGCAGTGAATATTACCATGAAATGACACAATATATTATTCCGGATGTAATGGTTGAGAAAGTAAATGAGGAATACTTAATCATCGTGAATGATAGCTTGATACCTCAGGTCAGAATAAATCCCTTATATCAAAGTAGTAATTTGAAAGCTGCAGAGGATTATGTCAAAAAGAAGCAGCATGAAGTTACCATGCTAATGAATGGCATTTCCCAAAGAAAATATACTCTCTATAAAGTAACCGAGGTTATTTTAGAGATGCAAAATGATTTCTTTCAATTTGGAATGAGTAAATTAAAACCGATGACATTAAAGGATGTATCAGAGCAGCTTGGCTTTCATGAATCCACAATCAGCAGAGCAACCAGTAATAAGTATATCCAAACACAACATGGTCTTTTTAAATTGAAGGATTTATTTTCAACTGGTCTCTCCAAACGGAATAGCATAGAAAATGAATCGTCTGTTGTCATCAAGGAAAAAATAAAAGAGTTGATTGAGACGGAAAATAAAGCAAAACCGGTTTCAGATCAAATGATTGTCCAATCGCTCATGCAAAATGGTGTTCAAATTTCCCGCCGAACTGTTGCAAAATACCGAGAAGAAATGGGGATTCCTGGTTCT